A DNA window from Castanea sativa cultivar Marrone di Chiusa Pesio chromosome 7, ASM4071231v1 contains the following coding sequences:
- the LOC142643676 gene encoding protein DMR6-LIKE OXYGENASE 2-like, translating to MGEVDPAFIQEPEHRPRISYIEGKGVPLIDLAPILSSNNASAIEFEGLVKDVGNACKDWGFFQVINHGVPLEKRQKIDGASRKFFAQSLEEKRKVRRNEKEVTGYFDAEHTKNVRDWKEVFDFTIEETTIVPASHEPDDKEVTEWYNQWPEYPPELRETCQEYGQEMVKLAYKLLELIALSLDLPVDRFHGFFKDQTSFMRVNHYPPCPTPELALGVGRHKDAGALTILAQDDVGGLEVKRKTDGEWVRVKPTPGAYIINVGDIIQVWSNDRYESVEHRVMVNSERERFSLPFFFNPAHYTMVKPLEELTDEQNPAKYRAYNWGKFITTKKRSNFQKLNVENIQIYHFKVSD from the exons ATGGGAGAGGTTGATCCAGCTTTCATCCAAGAACCTGAACACAGGCCAAGAATCTCCTACATAGAAGGTAAAGGTGTCCCACTAATCGATCTCGCTCCAATACTCTCCTCCAACAATGCTTCCGCCATTGAATTTGAAGGCCTTGTTAAAGATGTAGGCAATGCATGCAAGGACTGGGGGTTTTTCCAGGTGATCAATCATGGGGTGCCTTTGGAGAAGCGCCAGAAGATTGATGGTGCCTCGAGAAAATTCTTTGCGCAGAGTTTGGAGGAGAAGAGGAAGGTGAGGAGGAATGAGAAGGAGGTGACTGGTTACTTTGACGCAGAACATACCAAGAATGTTAGGGACTGGAAAGAAGTGTTTGATTTTACTATAGAGGAAACCACTATAGTCCCTGCCTCGCATGAGCCTGATGACAAGGAAGTCACTGAATGGTATAATCAGTGGCCTGAGTACCCTCCTGAATTAAG GGAGACATGCCAAGAGTATGGTCAAGAGATGGTAAAACTAGCTTACAAATTATTGGAACTTATTGCTTTATCCCTAGACTTGCCAGTAGATAGGTTCCATGGCTTCTTCAAAGATCAGACCAGCTTCATGCGAGTAAATCACTATCCACCTTGCCCTACTCCTGAGCTAGCGCTTGGTGTTGGTCGGCACAAGGATGCTGGTGCCTTAACCATCCTTGCTCAAGATGATGTTGGAGGATTGGAAGTGAAGCGGAAAACAGATGGAGAGTGGGTTCGGGTCAAACCCACCCCAGGTGCTTATATCATCAATGTTGGTGACATTATTCAG GTTTGGAGTAATGACAGGTATGAGAGTGTGGAGCACAGGGTGATGGTGAACTCAGAGAGGGAAAGGTTCTCTCTTCCATTTTTCTTCAACCCGGCGCACTACACCATGGTCAAGCCCTTGGAGGAGCTGACAGATGAGCAAAACCCTGCAAAATATAGGGCATACAATTGGGGCAAGTTTATAACCACCAAAAAGCGCAGTAATTTCCAAAAACTTAATGTTGAAAATATCCAAATTTATCATTTCAAGGTATCAGATTAA
- the LOC142642487 gene encoding uncharacterized protein LOC142642487, whose protein sequence is MGKNTTSNPEVKKARADWDINPSWTTTFCNLCVEQIQARNKTKGAAFSLEGWFNLVTKFCEETGQNYDKDQLKSRWDVLKGDWRVWEKLRNLDTGLGWDAVKGTIAAPDCWWNLKLKELSKAKKFRERGPQNLEQLEIMFRNVAATGVAAWTPSSGTLPPTMPKEGAGDSDGSSEFKDNQCDMSLDIGSLQQGNTSQSRSSGQKRASESIPSQKKKKKIGGAAMLDNRISQLITVCQNRSEGTSRESPSSIDNVMAIVKALPGVDFAFVVEASIIFLKKSRREMFLTFKDPESQLKWLQAIIYRQQK, encoded by the exons ATGGGAAAAAATACCACTTCCAACCCCGAGGTAAAAAAGGCTAGAGCAGATTGGGATATTAATCCATCGTGGACAACTACTTTTTGTAACCTTTGTGTGGAACAAATTCAAGCCAGGAATAAAACAAAAGGTGCTGCCTTTAGTCTCGAAGGTTGGTTCAATTTGGTGACCAAATTTTGTGAGGAGACCGGTCAAAACTATGATAAGGACCAATTAAAAAGTAGGTGGGATGTATTAAAAGGTGATTGGAGAGTGTGGGAAaaattgaggaatcttgacACAGGTTTAGGTTGGGATGCAGTGAAGGGAACGATTGCCGCTCCTGATTGTTGGTGGAACCTGAAGTTGAAG GAATTatccaaagctaaaaaattcCGAGAGAGAGGTCCACAGAATCTAGAACAACTTGAGATAATGTTTAGGAATGTTGCAGCAACTGGGGTAGCTGCATGGACCCCTTCTTCAGGTACATTACCTCCAACAATGCCAAAAGAGGGTGCTGGTGATTCAGATGGTAGCTCTGAATTTAAGGATAACCAATGTGACATGAGTTTAGACATTGGTAGTTTGCAGCAAGGAAATACTAGTCAATCACGTAGTTCAGGACAAAAGCGAGCTAGTGAATCAATACCCtcacagaagaaaaagaagaagataggagGAGCTGCAATGTTGGACAATCGTATTAGTCAGTTAATAACTGTATGTCAGAATAGGTCTGAAGGTACTTCTCGAGAGTCACCAAGTTCAATTGATAATGTAATGGCGATTGTGAAAGCACTTCCTGGAGTGGATTTTGCGTTTGTGGTTGAAGCTTCCATTATCTTTCTAAAAAAGTCACGTAGGGAGATGTTCCTAACTTTT